Proteins encoded by one window of Porphyromonas vaginalis:
- a CDS encoding McrB family protein, whose amino-acid sequence MKEEIDNYARLLELKKNIILQGAPGTGKTYTTASIAVRLCNKDFTDFSDHSKVMAEYERLQNEGRIAFCTFHQSMDYEDFVEGLKPIVSEDGGGITYEVEDGLFKSLCQRAQMKEGADIISCIDTYLKSMKGYENRKTIPTLTGKSQLNVWWKEGNKTISSRSAFSQSEKEEDYSPSPLNIEKVKLQAIGEGRENNWPSYAAAFINAVKREYQLENQISSKPYVLIIDEINRGNVSKIFGELITLLEADKRCGGGDHHIRLTLPYSKESFAVPANLYIIGTMNTTDRSTGSIDYAVRRRFSFVTLEASAEVIRTHVDESVRDLATALFEEINGKSRDDQNSFIYQHKSGDFELEDLMIGHSYFMADDIESLRLKMRYEVVPLIKEYIKDGILRGKKDDEHYFDSWMDAKCYLPKLSEDSEDLVE is encoded by the coding sequence ATGAAAGAAGAGATAGACAACTATGCTCGGCTCCTAGAGCTAAAGAAAAACATCATTTTGCAGGGAGCACCAGGGACTGGCAAGACCTATACGACAGCCTCTATCGCTGTGCGCTTGTGCAATAAAGATTTTACCGACTTCTCAGACCATAGCAAGGTGATGGCGGAGTATGAAAGACTACAGAACGAGGGGCGGATAGCTTTTTGCACCTTTCACCAGTCGATGGATTATGAAGACTTTGTCGAGGGGCTTAAACCTATAGTCAGTGAAGATGGGGGTGGCATCACGTACGAAGTGGAGGATGGGCTCTTCAAGAGTCTTTGCCAAAGGGCTCAAATGAAAGAAGGTGCTGATATCATCTCTTGTATAGATACTTATCTGAAGTCAATGAAGGGATATGAGAATCGAAAAACGATCCCAACGCTCACGGGCAAGTCACAACTGAACGTCTGGTGGAAAGAGGGTAATAAAACAATTAGTTCGCGCAGTGCATTCTCACAGAGTGAAAAAGAGGAGGACTATTCGCCCTCTCCGCTCAATATTGAAAAGGTCAAGCTGCAAGCGATCGGTGAAGGAAGAGAAAACAACTGGCCAAGCTATGCGGCCGCTTTTATCAATGCTGTAAAGAGAGAGTATCAGCTAGAGAATCAAATATCTAGTAAGCCATACGTTCTTATTATCGATGAGATCAATCGAGGTAATGTGTCTAAGATATTTGGAGAGCTGATTACCTTGCTAGAGGCTGATAAGCGTTGCGGAGGCGGTGATCATCACATCCGCTTGACGCTACCATACTCTAAGGAGTCCTTCGCTGTCCCTGCCAATCTCTACATCATTGGCACGATGAATACGACGGACCGCTCTACGGGTAGTATTGATTACGCCGTACGTCGTCGTTTTTCCTTCGTCACGTTGGAGGCTAGTGCTGAGGTTATCAGGACGCACGTTGATGAGTCTGTGCGTGACCTCGCTACAGCTCTCTTTGAGGAGATAAATGGCAAGTCTAGAGATGATCAGAATTCATTTATTTATCAACACAAGAGTGGCGACTTTGAGCTTGAAGACTTGATGATAGGACACAGCTACTTTATGGCAGATGATATCGAGTCGCTCCGGCTCAAGATGCGCTATGAAGTGGTGCCTCTGATCAAGGAATACATCAAGGATGGTATCTTGAGAGGCAAGAAAGACGATGAGCACTACTTCGACAGTTGGATGGATGCGAAGTGCTATCTGCCTAAGCTGTCAGAAGATAGTGAGGACTTAGTAGAGTAA
- a CDS encoding 3'-5' exonuclease has product MNTLDFIAIDFETATGQRTSICEVGICVVRNGEIVETRSWLVQPEGNRYSYWNMQCHGIRPEDTEMAPSFAEVWQEIAAQYLGDGDLLVAHNVPFDRSCLEQAAQLYELTLPELQWDCSLRRARQIYDYGCHTLAYLCEQLSIPEGTHHRAGDDAEMCARLYLRELQDSSFDN; this is encoded by the coding sequence ATGAATACCTTAGACTTTATAGCGATAGACTTTGAAACCGCCACGGGACAGCGCACCTCCATCTGTGAGGTGGGAATCTGTGTGGTCCGCAACGGCGAGATCGTTGAGACACGCTCCTGGCTGGTACAACCTGAGGGCAACCGATACAGCTACTGGAACATGCAGTGCCATGGCATCCGTCCGGAGGATACGGAGATGGCACCATCGTTTGCCGAGGTTTGGCAAGAGATAGCTGCGCAATACTTAGGCGATGGAGACCTGCTGGTAGCGCACAATGTCCCGTTTGATCGAAGTTGCCTGGAGCAGGCGGCACAGCTCTACGAACTCACACTCCCCGAGTTGCAGTGGGACTGCTCGCTACGCCGTGCGCGTCAGATCTACGACTACGGCTGCCATACGCTCGCTTACCTCTGCGAGCAACTATCCATCCCCGAGGGGACGCACCACCGCGCAGGCGACGACGCCGAGATGTGCGCCCGCCTCTATCTACGTGAGCTACAAGACAGTAGCTTTGACAACTAA
- a CDS encoding helix-turn-helix transcriptional regulator, which yields MANKFGRYVWLIEQFRQYGRLTFEEISRHWVDSGLSYEEPLPKRTFHNHRAAILDIFQVDILCDPQDGYRYYIDNPEELEQDNLRSWLIDSYTAMNQIQADSKLQGRILFEHVPSGRKWLNVIAEAMRHGKVIQMTYQAFGRPEAYSFEAEPYYLKVANRRWYLLARSPYYSARNEELNAEDGGSRPKDVYLVYALDRILACEPLEESFEMDESFDIEAYYRGCCGVIHSEEEPVRLLVNAYGQGADYLRTLPIHESQRELPSEVEGVACFELEVCPTYDLYQALLAMGDQIEVLEPQSVREEMYNFAKNLMAYYEPTTEA from the coding sequence ATGGCAAACAAATTCGGACGATATGTCTGGCTGATCGAGCAATTTCGCCAGTACGGACGACTGACCTTTGAGGAGATTAGTCGCCACTGGGTGGATAGCGGGTTGAGCTACGAGGAGCCTCTGCCGAAGCGCACCTTTCACAATCATCGGGCAGCGATCCTCGATATCTTTCAGGTGGATATCTTATGTGACCCCCAAGATGGTTACCGCTACTACATTGACAATCCTGAGGAGCTGGAGCAGGACAACCTGCGTAGCTGGCTCATAGACTCCTACACGGCGATGAATCAGATACAAGCCGACAGCAAGCTCCAGGGACGGATACTCTTCGAGCATGTCCCCTCTGGCCGTAAGTGGCTCAACGTGATTGCCGAGGCGATGCGTCACGGCAAGGTTATCCAGATGACTTACCAGGCGTTTGGCAGACCCGAGGCTTACAGCTTCGAGGCGGAGCCTTACTATCTCAAAGTGGCGAATCGTAGATGGTATCTCCTGGCTCGCAGTCCTTACTACTCAGCTCGCAATGAGGAGCTCAATGCTGAGGACGGGGGCTCGCGCCCCAAGGATGTCTATCTAGTCTATGCTCTGGATCGCATCTTAGCGTGCGAACCGCTTGAGGAGAGCTTTGAGATGGATGAGTCTTTTGACATAGAGGCTTACTACCGAGGCTGTTGTGGGGTGATTCACTCTGAGGAGGAGCCTGTGCGTCTGCTAGTCAATGCCTATGGTCAGGGGGCGGATTACCTCCGCACGCTACCGATACATGAGTCGCAGAGAGAGCTACCCTCAGAGGTGGAGGGTGTGGCTTGCTTTGAGCTGGAGGTCTGTCCAACCTATGATCTTTATCAAGCTCTATTAGCAATGGGCGATCAGATTGAGGTGCTGGAGCCTCAGTCCGTACGAGAGGAGATGTATAACTTTGCCAAGAATCTTATGGCATACTACGAGCCAACAACTGAAGCGTGA